The Micromonospora siamensis genome contains the following window.
GACGCCTTCACCCTCGTGGATGAGGCCCAGCAGGATGTGCTCCGTACCGATGTAGTTGTGGTTGAGCATCCGGGCCTCTTCTTGGGCCAGGACGACAACCCGTCGCGCTCGGTCGGTGAACCGCTCGAACATGCCCTCGTGCTCCTCACGTGCCGTGCGCCTTGATGGTCAAGATCTTGGCGGGGCCGGTGCGCGGACGTCCGGGACGGGCGTCCGTGCCTCATTACTCTATCGCCGCGGACCGACTCCGCTGAGGTCGTGTGTCCCCGCCAAAAGCCGTGTACGCGTCGTTTTGACCAACCATCCGCGCTCAGGAGGTGTTCCTGGACCCCACCTGTACGCGCAGAGCGAAATTCGAACCACCGGTGAAGAGGGCCGCAGGGCGGCGTACGGCCGGCTCCGGCGCCGGTTCGTCGGTCATCCACAGGGTGTGGACGGACTCTCCACCGCCTGTGGACAACGCCCGGCCGGACCGGATTCTTCCCGCCGAGCGGGCCGATACCGACAGACGGGACAGGCCACCCGTAAGGGACTAGACCGGATACGGCGACGCCGGCCCGGAGAGGTGCTCCGGCCCGGCGTCGATGTCGCCCCGTGCGGGGATCCGCTCAGTGACCCGCCTTGGAGTGGTACTCGTCGACGATCTCCTGCGGGATGCGACCCCGGTCGGAGATGTCCCGGCCGGACTTCTTGGCCCACTCCCGGATCGCCCTGTTCTGCTCGCGGTCGGCGGTGGCGCCGCCACGGCCCCGCGCCGCACGACCGCCGACCACCACGCCGCCCCGCCCGACCTTGGTGCCGTGCGCGATGTACTGGGCGAATACCTCACGCAATTTCTCGGCGTTCTTGGCCGACAGGTCGATCTCGTACTGAACGCCGTCGAGCGCGAACTTGACGGTCTCGTCCGCGTCCCCGCCGTCCAGGTCATCGACCAGCTTGTGAATGATCTGCTTGGCCACGTCCCACATTCCTTTCGAGCAGGGAGTCCTGCAATAGGAGCACGATAGCGTGCCCGATGCTTGCTCCGTCAATAGGATGCGGTGACGAGCCGGAGACGACTGACGCCGGGCTACTCCGGGCGGACCATGGGGAAGAGGATCGTTTCCCGAATTCCGAGGCCGGTCAGCGCCATCAGCAAGCGGTCGATTCCCATTCCCATACCGCCGGCCGGCGGCATTCCGTACTCCATGGCGCGGAGAAAGTCCTCGTCCAGCGGCATGGCCTCGTCGTCACCGCGGGCGGCCAGCTGCGCCTGCTTCACCAACCGCTCCCGCTGCACCACCGGGTCGACCAGCTCGGAGTACGCGGTGCCCAGCTCGAAGCCGCGGACGTACAGGTCCCACTTCTCGGTCAACCCCGGCTCGCTGCGGTGCGCGCGGGTCAAGGGGCTGGTCTCCTCGGGGTAGTCCCGCACGAAGGTGGGCGCCTGCAGGGACGGCACCACCAGCTCCTCGAAGAGCTCCTCGGCCAGCTTGCCGGGCCCCCACTTCGGGTCGACGGAGAGCCCGACCTTGTCGGCGTACTCGACGAGCCGGGTGCGTTCGGTGCGGACCGTGACCTCCTCGCCGAGCGCCTCGGAAAGGACGCCGAACAGGGTCACCGAACGCCACTCGCCACCCAGATCGAACTCGGTGCCGTCGGCGTGCGTCACCACCGTCGAGCCACCGACCGCGATCGCCGCCTGCTGCACCAGATTGCGGGTCAGCTCGGCCATCGTGTCGTAGTCGCCGTACGCCTGGTACGCCTCCAGCATCGCGAACTCCGCAGAGTGCGTCGAGTCGATGCCCTCATTACGGAAGTTGCGGTTGATCTCGAAGACCCGCTCGACGCCGCCGACCACGGTGCGCTTCAGGAAAAGCTCCGGCGCGATTCGCAGATACAGATCAGTGTCGAGCGCATTGCTGTGGGTCACGAATGGGCGGGCCGCCGCGCCACCGTGCAGCAACTGCAACATCGGGGTCTCGACCTCGATGAATCCCGCGCCGTGCAACGAGTCCCGCAGGCTGCGTACCGCGGCGGCCCGGGTCCGGACCATCTGCCGGGCCTGCGGGCGCACGATCAGGTCGACGTACCGCTGCCGGACCCGGGCCTCCTCGCTCAGCGGCTTGTGCGCCACCGGCAGCGGACGCAGCGCCTTCGCGGTGACCGCCCACTCCCGCGCCAGCACGGAGAGCTCGCCCCGGCGGCTGGTGATCACCTCGCCGGTGACGCCGACCAGGTCACCCAGGTCGACCAGGCGCTTCCAGTCGTCGAGCCGTTCGGCGCCCACCCGGTCCAGGGAGAGCATGGCCTGCAACTCGGTGCCGTCGCCGTCGCGCAGGGTGGCGAAGCAGAGCTTGCCGGTGTTCCGTACGAAGATCACCCGCCCGGTGACCGAGACCTCGTCGCCGGTCGCGGTGTCCGTGGGCAGCTCGGCGTAGCGCTCGCGGATCTCGGCCAGGGCGCTGGTCCGGGCGAAGCCGACCGGGTACGGCTCGACGCCGTCGGCGAGCATCCGGTCCCGCTTCTCCCGGCGGACCTTCATCTGCTCGGGAAGGTCGTCGGCGGGGTCCACTGGCACGGCGTTCTGCTCGGTCACGGCAGCTTCCTCAGGCTTGGCAACATCGGGAGGGTCAGCCCATGAGCGTACTCAAGCGCCCAGCCGGGCGTTACGGGATAACCTCCCCGCCATGACGGACCCCACTCACGCGCTGTCCTTCGGCGCCGCCGCCGCCGAGTACGACCGGTTCCGCCCCCGCTATCCCGAGGCCGCGCTGCGCTGGGCACTGGACGGCCTGGCCGCTCCCGCCCGGGTGGTGGACCTGGGTGCGGGCACCGGCATCCTCAGCCGGGGCGTGCGGGAACTGGGCCATGAGGTCGTACCCGTGGAACCGGATCCGGGGATGCGGGCGCAACTGGGGGCCGCCACGCCCGGTACGACGGCGCTGGCCGGCAGCGCCGAGGACGTGCCCGTGCCGGACGGATCGGCGGACGCCGTGCTGGCCGGTCAGGCCTACCACTGGTTCGACCGCGAGAAGGCCCACCCCGAGATCGCCCGCGTCCTGCGCCCCGGCGGCACCTTCGCCCCGATCTGGAACCTCCGTGACGAGCGGATCCCCTGGGTCGCCGAACTCACCCGCATCGCCCACATCGGCGACAACGCGGCCAGCGTGCTGGGGAAGTACACCGACTTCGGCCCCGCCTTCACCCCGCTGGAGGTGGGCGGATTTGAGCACACGACCACCCTCACCCCCGCCGAGTTGATCGCGATGATCCACACCCGCTCCTACTGGCTCACCGCCACCCCCGAGGAGCAGCAACGAATCGACCAGGAGCTGGCGAACCTCTTCCAGACCCACCCCGACCTGGCCGGAAAGCAGACGGTGGAGCTCCCCTACCGGACGATCGTCCTCAAAGCCTCCCGGCGGACCTGAACCACCGAAGGTTTCCGGGCAGCCCAGCCGGCGGAAGGATCAAGCCTGACCGCCTGGAGCCGGCTGGGCTGCCCGGAAACCCCCACCAAGATCAATTATTCCGCTCGTAGACCATCCGAAGACCGATGAGAGTGATCATCGGCTCGTGATGCGTGATCGTCCGGCACTCGTTGACCACCAACGCCGCCAGCCCACCCGTCGCGATCACCGCCTTCACCTCGCCCAGCTCCTCGGCCATCCGCTCGACGATCCGGTCCACCTGCCCGGCGAACCCGAAGTAGAGCCCCGACTGGAGGCACTCCACGGTGTTCTTGCCGATCACCGACCGCGGCTTCGTCGCCTCCACCTTGCGCAGCTGGGCGGCCCGGGCGGCGAGCGCGTCGAAGGAGATCTCGATGCCCGGCGCGAACGCGCCGCCGAGGAACTCCCCCCGACCGCTGATCACGTCGAAGTTGGTGGTGGTGCCGAAGTCGACCACGATCGACGGCCCGCCGTAGAGGGTGTACGCAGCCAGGGTGTTCACCACCCGGTCCGAGCCCACCTCCTTCGGGTTGTCGATGGCGAGCTGCACGCCGGTGCGTACCCCCGGCTCGACGATCACGCTCGGCAGGTCCGCGTAGTAGCGGGAGAGCATCGTGCGCAGCGAGCGCAGCGCGGCCGGCACCGTCGAGCAGGCGGCCACCCCGGTGATCTCCACGGCGTCACCGGCCAGCAGCCCGCGGAACATCAGACCCAGCTCGTCCGCGGTGGAACGGGCGTCGGTCTTGATCCGCCACGAGTGCACCAGCTTGTCGCCGTCGAAGGTCGCCAGCACGGTGTTGGTGTTTCCGATGTCGATGCAGAGCAGCACAGCCGCAGCCTATTCGGAGCGCAGGTCGAGGGCGATGTCCAGGATCGGCGAGGAGTGGGTCAGCGCACCGACCGAGATGAAGTCCACCCCGGTCGCGCCGTACTCGGCGGCCACCGGCAGGGTCAGCCCGCCGGTCGCCTCCAGCTCGGCCCGGTCACCCACCGCCGCGACCACCTCGCGCAGCTGCGCCGGGGTCATGTTGTCCAGCAGCAGGAAGTCGGCGCCCGCCTCGACCGCCTCCACCGCCTCGGCCAGCGTGTCCACCTCCACCTGCACCGGCACGTCCGGGAACGCCTCCCGGACCCGGCGGTAGGCGGCGGCGATACCGCCGGCGGCCAGCTTGTGGTTGTCCTTGACCATCGCGACGTCGTGCAGGCCCATCCGCTTGTTGGTGCCCCCGCCGGCGCGGACCGCGTACTTCTCCAGCATCCGCAGGCCCGGCGTGGTCTTGCGGGTGTCCAGCACCATCGCCTTCGTGCCGGCCAGGGCGTCCGCCCAGGCCCGGGTGTGGGTGGCCACCCCGGACATCCGGCAGAGCAGGTTCAGCGCCGTCCGCTCGGCGGTGAGCAGCAGCCGGGTCGGGCCGGTCACCGTGGCCAGCACGTCGCCGCGCGCCACCCGCTGCCCGTCGTGGGCGATCACCGACACCTCGACCGTACGCTCCGCGCCGGTCACCTCGCCGACCAGCTCGAACACGGCCGCCGCCACGGCCAGCCCGGCCACCACACCGTCGGCGCGGGCGACCAGGTCAGCGGTGTCGGTCTGCTCGGCGGGGATGGTGGCGACGCTGGTGACGTCGAGGAACTCCGGCCCGAGGTCCTCGACCAGCGCGTCGACGATCACCCGCCGTACCCGCGCCGGGTCCAGGCCGCCCGCCGCCAGTGCCCGCTCCGTCGACTCGATCACTGTGTCTCCTTCGTTCGTGACTGCGGGGCTCGCAAAACCGGCTCACTCCTCGCACTCACCGGGGTCCCTCCCAATGCTGCGTCATCCGGCCCTGCGCCCCGACCCCCTCGACGAGGTGGCCCAGCCACCGCTCGTCGGCCGCCGGGAAGTCCTCCCGCCAGTGGCAACCCCGGGTCTCCCGGCGCGCGTACGCGGCCGCTACCAGGGCCGAAGCCACGGTGATCAGGTTCGTGGCCTCCCAGTCGGCGGTCCGCGAAGTGCCCCGCGCCGCACCGACCCCGGTCAGCGTGGCGGCCGTCGCGGCCAGCGTCTCCGCCGACCGGAGCACCCCCGCGCCCCGGGTCATCGCCCGTTGCAGGGCCGCAGTGCCGGCGGCCGGCACCACCCAGCCGGCGCCGCCGACCCAGGCCCCGGTCTCCGCCGGCTTCGCCTGCTCGGGAAGCCCGGCGGCGATGTCGTCGGCGATCCGGCGGGAGAAGACCAGCCCTTCCAGCAGCGAGTTGCTGGCCAGCCGGTTCGCGCCGTGCACGCCGGTGCAGGCGACCTCGCCGCAGGCGTACAGGCCGGGGATGGAGGTCCGGCCGTGCAGGTCGGTGCGGACCCCGCCGGAGGCGTAGTGCGCGGCCGGCGCGACCGGGATCAGATCGGTGGCCGGATCGACCCCGATGGCCAGGCAGGACGCCACGATGGTGGGGAACCGCCCGGCCAGGAAGTCGCCGCCGAGGTGCCGAGCGTCCAGGAAGACGTGGTCCGCGCCGGTGGCCAGCAGCACCCGGTGGATGCCCTTGGCCACCACGTCCCGGGGGGCTAACTCGGCCAGCTCGTGCTGGCCCACCATGAACCGCTTGCCGTCGCCGTCGACCAGGTGGGCGCCCTCACCGCGCAGCGCCTCGGAGACCAGCGGCTGCTGGGCCAGGCCCGCGCCCGGCACCCGGGACGCCTCCGGCACGATCAGCGCCGTCGGGTGGAACTGGACGAACTCCACATCGGTCACCACCGCGCCGGCCCGCATCGCCAACGCCACCCCGTCGCCTGTGGAGACCGCCGGATTGGTGGTCGCCGCGAAGACCTGCCCCATCCCGCCGGTGGCGAGCACCACCGCCCGGGCCAGCAGCGCGCCGACGCCGTCCTCGCTGCCCTCGCCGAGCACGTGCAGGGTGATCCCGCAGGCCGGGCCGAGCCCGTCCGGGCCGTCACCCGGGGCCCGCAGCAGGTCCAGCACCAGGGCGTGCTCCACCAGCCGGATCCACGGGTCCCGGCGGACGGCCGCGTGCAGCGCCCGCTGCACCTCCGCCCCGGTGGCGTCGCCGCCGGCGTGCACGATCCGGTCGGCCCGGTGGCCGCCCTCCCGGGTCAGCATCAGCGAGCCGTCCGGGTTGCGGTCGAACTCGGCGCCGACCCGCATCAACTCGCGCAGCCGGCTCGGGCCCTCCTCCACCAGCGCCCGCACCGCCGCCGGGTCGCAGAGCCCGACCCCGGCCACCTCCGTGTCGTACGCGTGCGCGGCCGGGCTGTCCGCCGGGTCGAGCACCGCGGCGATGCCGCCCTGCGCCCAGCGGGTCGACCCGTCATCGATGTTGACCTTGGTGACCACGGTGACGTGCAGCCCGGCCTCGCGCAGGTGCAGCGCGGCGGTGAGCCCGGCGACGCCGGAACCGACCACGATCACGTCGGTGGTCTCCACCCAGCCCGGCGCGGGCGCGGCCAGCAGCCTCGGCAGTTCGGGCAGCTCGACGCTCGACAGGTCCATGCCCACAGTCAACCCGAACGCCCCTCACCACGGGCGGCGGGGGCGGGACGAGTGGTTTCGGCTACCTCGTCCGCAACGGCAGGCCGGCCGGCCCGGCGCCCTTGAGCGAGGTGATGACCGTACGGTCGCTGAGCCAGAGATAGCAGCGGACCCCTCGGTCGCCCACCGCCCAGCGGCCCGGCCCCGGCGGCCGGACCACCACCGCGCTGCGGATCCGCAGCTGCACGTCGTCCGGCACTCCGGCGTAGCGCGCCAGGGCGGTGTTGCAGCCGGCGTAGAACGGCAGCCAGTCCCCCTGCCGGACCGGGTACGGACGGTCCGGCGCCCGCCACACCCCGACGAACTCGGCGTCGTGCCGGGTGCCGCACGGCACCGGCGACAGCCGCTCCACCCGGCCACCGGTGGCCCGGGCCTGCTGGCAGCCCAACCGCAGCGGCGAGGCCCCCTTCAGGGCGCCACGCAGGCTGCCGGTGCGGACCAGCACGGTCGCCGACGCCTCCACCGTGCTCAGCTCGGTCAGGTCACAGCGGTACCAGCGGGAACCCGCCGTCCAGCCGGGCCGGGAGGGCAGCGCCACCGCGAGGCGGAGCCGGCCGGCCCGCCAGTCGTCGCCCACGTATCCGGAGGCCCTGGTGTCGCACTCGGCGAACGCGCCACGCAGCTC
Protein-coding sequences here:
- a CDS encoding septum formation family protein; this translates as MRRAIGSLATVIASVLLAGCAAASGLDGDLTDDWAALPAAAPFTPAAGVCQVADFTDTVTLAGYRPVDCAVPHRVETVHVGTFPAARPAPPANGSAELRGAFAECDTRASGYVGDDWRAGRLRLAVALPSRPGWTAGSRWYRCDLTELSTVEASATVLVRTGSLRGALKGASPLRLGCQQARATGGRVERLSPVPCGTRHDAEFVGVWRAPDRPYPVRQGDWLPFYAGCNTALARYAGVPDDVQLRIRSAVVVRPPGPGRWAVGDRGVRCYLWLSDRTVITSLKGAGPAGLPLRTR
- a CDS encoding class I SAM-dependent methyltransferase; the encoded protein is MTDPTHALSFGAAAAEYDRFRPRYPEAALRWALDGLAAPARVVDLGAGTGILSRGVRELGHEVVPVEPDPGMRAQLGAATPGTTALAGSAEDVPVPDGSADAVLAGQAYHWFDREKAHPEIARVLRPGGTFAPIWNLRDERIPWVAELTRIAHIGDNAASVLGKYTDFGPAFTPLEVGGFEHTTTLTPAELIAMIHTRSYWLTATPEEQQRIDQELANLFQTHPDLAGKQTVELPYRTIVLKASRRT
- a CDS encoding histone-like nucleoid-structuring protein Lsr2, which codes for MAKQIIHKLVDDLDGGDADETVKFALDGVQYEIDLSAKNAEKLREVFAQYIAHGTKVGRGGVVVGGRAARGRGGATADREQNRAIREWAKKSGRDISDRGRIPQEIVDEYHSKAGH
- a CDS encoding L-aspartate oxidase: MDLSSVELPELPRLLAAPAPGWVETTDVIVVGSGVAGLTAALHLREAGLHVTVVTKVNIDDGSTRWAQGGIAAVLDPADSPAAHAYDTEVAGVGLCDPAAVRALVEEGPSRLRELMRVGAEFDRNPDGSLMLTREGGHRADRIVHAGGDATGAEVQRALHAAVRRDPWIRLVEHALVLDLLRAPGDGPDGLGPACGITLHVLGEGSEDGVGALLARAVVLATGGMGQVFAATTNPAVSTGDGVALAMRAGAVVTDVEFVQFHPTALIVPEASRVPGAGLAQQPLVSEALRGEGAHLVDGDGKRFMVGQHELAELAPRDVVAKGIHRVLLATGADHVFLDARHLGGDFLAGRFPTIVASCLAIGVDPATDLIPVAPAAHYASGGVRTDLHGRTSIPGLYACGEVACTGVHGANRLASNSLLEGLVFSRRIADDIAAGLPEQAKPAETGAWVGGAGWVVPAAGTAALQRAMTRGAGVLRSAETLAATAATLTGVGAARGTSRTADWEATNLITVASALVAAAYARRETRGCHWREDFPAADERWLGHLVEGVGAQGRMTQHWEGPR
- the nadC gene encoding carboxylating nicotinate-nucleotide diphosphorylase, encoding MIESTERALAAGGLDPARVRRVIVDALVEDLGPEFLDVTSVATIPAEQTDTADLVARADGVVAGLAVAAAVFELVGEVTGAERTVEVSVIAHDGQRVARGDVLATVTGPTRLLLTAERTALNLLCRMSGVATHTRAWADALAGTKAMVLDTRKTTPGLRMLEKYAVRAGGGTNKRMGLHDVAMVKDNHKLAAGGIAAAYRRVREAFPDVPVQVEVDTLAEAVEAVEAGADFLLLDNMTPAQLREVVAAVGDRAELEATGGLTLPVAAEYGATGVDFISVGALTHSSPILDIALDLRSE
- a CDS encoding type III pantothenate kinase gives rise to the protein MLLCIDIGNTNTVLATFDGDKLVHSWRIKTDARSTADELGLMFRGLLAGDAVEITGVAACSTVPAALRSLRTMLSRYYADLPSVIVEPGVRTGVQLAIDNPKEVGSDRVVNTLAAYTLYGGPSIVVDFGTTTNFDVISGRGEFLGGAFAPGIEISFDALAARAAQLRKVEATKPRSVIGKNTVECLQSGLYFGFAGQVDRIVERMAEELGEVKAVIATGGLAALVVNECRTITHHEPMITLIGLRMVYERNN
- the lysS gene encoding lysine--tRNA ligase, whose protein sequence is MTEQNAVPVDPADDLPEQMKVRREKRDRMLADGVEPYPVGFARTSALAEIRERYAELPTDTATGDEVSVTGRVIFVRNTGKLCFATLRDGDGTELQAMLSLDRVGAERLDDWKRLVDLGDLVGVTGEVITSRRGELSVLAREWAVTAKALRPLPVAHKPLSEEARVRQRYVDLIVRPQARQMVRTRAAAVRSLRDSLHGAGFIEVETPMLQLLHGGAAARPFVTHSNALDTDLYLRIAPELFLKRTVVGGVERVFEINRNFRNEGIDSTHSAEFAMLEAYQAYGDYDTMAELTRNLVQQAAIAVGGSTVVTHADGTEFDLGGEWRSVTLFGVLSEALGEEVTVRTERTRLVEYADKVGLSVDPKWGPGKLAEELFEELVVPSLQAPTFVRDYPEETSPLTRAHRSEPGLTEKWDLYVRGFELGTAYSELVDPVVQRERLVKQAQLAARGDDEAMPLDEDFLRAMEYGMPPAGGMGMGIDRLLMALTGLGIRETILFPMVRPE